The following nucleotide sequence is from Fibrobacter sp. UBA4297.
GACTGCGGAGTGTCTGGAGTGGTGCTGTTCCAGAAAGCTCGCTTGAATGCGAGTCGGTTCCCGCTTTGGTCGGTGAATCGGATGTCGTTTCCGTTGTCCATGGCTTCGCTAAAGTCGAAGTTCGTTTCGTTTAATCGCACAAAGACAACGGTAGTTTCTGCGATGGGTTTCATCCAATCCGAGATTGTAGAATCAAGCGGAATGGTGCGAACATGTGCCCATTGCTCTAATTGTTCATTTTCGAGAGTCGGTTTTGCTAGCGCTTGGATATCGCTCTTTTCGCCAGCAGAAATTGTAATGGAGGCTTCGCCGATGGTTTCTTGTTCGTCAGGCAAAATGGCGCGAATCTGGTAGCTTGCGGGCGGGAGTGAATCGAGTGTGAATTCGCCGTCTTTGTTGGTCTTTACGATTTTATCGGTGCCGTAAATCTGGACCCAGGCGTAGTCGGTTCCTTCAGGGAGCTCTGCCTTGCCGGTGACGGAACCGAGTTCTTCCATTTGCATGGTTGTTAATTTATTCTTCTTTAAGTCGCTAGAGGCAATAGCTTGGAAAACGCCGGAATTGCCATCAATGATTTCAATGTAGCCTTTATCGAAGTTGATGGAATCCATGACGATGTTGCCGAGTGAATCTGCGGCGACTTCTAATGTTGCGTCTTGTATATTATTTTGCGTGACGGCGGAATCCGATGAAACTCCTTCCACGTACCAAAGCGGACGGATCCTTGCGACGACGTTGGCAGCCGGTTTAGAATCGATGCTTACAACGTTGATGATGCAAGCGTTTTCGGTTTCAACGGTGCTAGCGCCTGCGAGATTCTTATCCGAGGAGCAGGCGAATAGTAATACACAGGATAGAGATGCTAATAATCTTTTCATGCTATCCTCGCTTTTTCTTTAGATGTTTCTTTGTCAGAAATGTCGGCGACGGGGTATAGCGAAAAAATGAACTGCATGACTTTCTTGGGCTCTGCAACTTCGGCAACGCGTTTTTGAACTTGTCTGCGAAATTCACAAGTCATCTCGACGAGGTCTTCAAGACATTCGTCATCAACGCAAGCGAGAATTGATGAAATGTTGCGCTCGCTTGGCGGAATGTTGACAAGTGCGTTTTGTGCAAGCGTAAGCAGTTGATTCTGGTAACTGCGAATGGCGGTAACTTTGGTTGCTCCTGCCGATGTAAAATTGACGGTCGAAACGGCGTAGCGCTCGGAGGCGAGCGGCGTAATCATCTTGAGTTCTTTCAAGACTCGAATGGCTTCTTTCACCTGGTCCTCGGAAACGGCGGGCGTAATCTGCTTAACCAAGGTGCGGACATCGGCCTTGCCGCCATTGATTTCGATAATCGAACGAACAACGGGTATCCACCAGCGGCTGAGGAATAAAATTTCGTTGGAATTCAGTTTGCGGAGGCTCACGTCTTGCAATGCGAGTGCCATCTTGTAAAGCTTGTCTTTTTTTGCTTTGGATTTTGTGCGCGATGCCGCTACCAAAATCTCAAAAAGTTCTCCATCGCGGCCTTTGAGCCCGAGCAATTTTTTGGAGAGCGGGATACTCTGCGCGGGGAGGTGGGATTCCTTATTCAATACACGGAAAACCTGGCTCGTTTCGAGTCCAAGTTTTTGTCCCATCATCTTATAGGAAAATAGCGGAAACTCCAATTTCTTCTGCACGAAGAAATTTTTCAGTAGATCTCTGTAATCGCCAATTTCGTCTATGTTTAGCATGGTGAACCCTCTACTATGAAATAGATTTTTTACAATGTCATGGGGACGTTTTTTTTGAAGTTTTATTGACGAATTGACAATATGGTGTATGATGTTTATCACGGATTATTTTTGTAAAAATGATGTTTTTCTTACATCGGTACGGTTCGCTCTCTAAAAATTTAATTTAAGAAACAGAAAACAGAGAGGTAGCTATGCAGAAAGAAGACATCGTTGTTTTACGGCAGGTTGTGATTTTTTCACTGATTGCTATTGTCCTTGGCTTTGTTTACGGCTAATCTTTAAGTAAAATTTGGTGTATAGGCATAAAGCTGGTGCGGTTGAGAGCTGCACTGGCTTTTTTGTTTATAAAAGATGTTATATTGTTCTAGCCTTAAAAAGATTAAAAAGGGATTGTTAAAAATGCCAGCAGAAATTAAAATTCTTGAACGTGCTGAAATGTATTTGCGAAAGCTTTCTTGTGGGGTGAATCCTTTGACTGAGGAATCTTTGCCGGAAGCAGATGTTTGTAAGCAGGAACGTATTAGCAAGTGTCTTGCTTATGTGGCGGATTATTTAAAGCAAAAAGTGATGCCGGTGATGGAACGCCTTGAAAAGCCGATTGCACCGAGGCCGCAAAAGGTTGTGAAGCCGCGTCCAGTTCGTGAAGTGGTAACGCAGGAACTCGTCTTCACGCCTGAAATGTTGTCCAAGTTCGAAATTTCTGTTGAACCGGTTTCTGTGTCGGGCGTTGTTCGTCGCCTAAACTTTTTGATTCCGCATGGGAGTGGAATGATGCCGCTTGTGTATGCGGATGTTGCTGAAGTGCTTTCGAGAGAAGGAATCCTTTTGAAAGAAGAAGGCGATAAGGGTAAGGACTTGAATTTGCCGACTCCGCGTGGTGAAGAACTTGGCTTTGCAAAGGTCGAAGCGGATATCCGTGGGCACCATTCGATTTACACAAAGTGCAATGCCGATGCTCAGAAGTTTATCTTGAATAATATTGACAAATGCGTGGCGCAGGCGAATGAACGCTTGGCTAGGCGTAAGACTCGTGCCGAATTGGGTGAGACTGGCCGTAGTGGTAAGGAAAAATTCCATGTGACCGAAGAACAGCTCAAAAATTATCCGACGGATGAATCTCCTGTGCCGGTCAGCGAAATTGCTAGACGCTTGAACGATTTGCTCCCGCAGGATTCGAATGTGGAAAAGATTTATTTCAAGACGATTCGCGACTGGTTTGTCGCTCAGAACATGCTTGAAGAAAAGAAGACCGCTCTTGGCAAGATTTATTTTGAACCGACGGAAGCGGGTGCTCAGAACGGCATAGTGACGGAATCGCGCGTGGGCAAGAATGGTGAAAACTATGATGCCGTCTTGTACAATGGTGCTGCACAAAAGCTTGTGCTTCAGCACGTGAACGAACTCGCGTAATTAGTCATCCTGGAGCCGAAGGCGATAGGATCCATAATATGAAAATCGCCGCCCCTGCTTTTCGCAAGGACGGCGTTTTCGTTATGCAGTCATCCCGGCCCTAGTGCTCTTTGACTACTTGCAGCTATGCTGCTTAGTAGTTATGATCCGCGAATGGGGACGGGATCGGTTTACACGTCTCGAATTGCGGGTTTTTACCGCAATCTGCGCAGGCCTCTTGGCATCGGGACTTCCTTACCATTTTCCCCGAGCAAGTAGATGTTGTCGAGGTTGATGAATCCCTTGCCGCTGTAGCGAGCGCGGAATGCGAAGTTCTTGATCTTGGTCGGGTCGAGCTGCGGAATAGTCTTGCCCCAACCTTCCTGCTTCATGTTTTCCCAGATGAGCGTGTCGCGAACCCAGTTGCCGCGTGTGTTCTTGAGGCGTACCATGAATTCGTCGTAGTCTTCGACCTGGCTCGACATGATTTGCAGTTCGATGTAGCCCTGCGGATTGTTGTGCGATGTGGCGTAATCGAAAACGATACCGACGGAATTTTTGATTTCTTCCGGCACGTTGTAGTAGGCACCGGAGTAGTTCGGCCAACCGAGATTAGGCGGTTGTTCAACGATGAAATCATGGCGGATGTAGCCGCCGAGAGGCGGGTTGCCGTTGAAAACCTTGGCGTCCATTGAGGTGGCGTTGTCTCCATTCACGACCGGGAACCACGATACGTTGTCTAAACCGTTATCGAAGTTCTGCATCACGCTTGTGGTGCGGTAAGCGCCACGGACGCGGAATGGAATATTGAACGATGTCTGTTTTTTGTTCTTGCCTGTGATGGTGACTTTAATTTCCTTATTACCGATTGAGACTTTTTCGGTGAGCGGAATTTGCAAGTGGAAACTTTCGATAGAAGAATTCCATTTGCCGTCATCCGGTTTTGCCTGAACTGTGAGCGGACCGTTCTTGTCCCATTTCTTAATTTGAACTTCTGCACCGGCGAGCTCACCACCTTCTTGCACGGCGGTTACAAAGAGGTCGAGCGTATCACCGACGACAAGGACCTTCTTTTCAAGTGCTGCGGCGAGAACTTCGGGTGCGCTGTTTTGCTGAGCCGGGTTCATGCGGACAACGACAGTTCCAAACGGCGGCACTTCGATATCGCGATTCTTGCCTTCGATGCGGCGGCCGCTCGGACCCATTTTCGGGTACGGGTAAGCGTCGCGCTGGTCTCCAATCCACTTGAACTGTTCTGCGCCAAACACGTCAACTTCTACGCGTGCATTGCTCGGCTTTTTCTTTTCGCTCTTGCGATCTACCTGCACAATTTGCTTGGTGTCGGTGAGGTTCACGAGAAGAACGTTGCAGCTGTTGCCTTTGCAAATGGCGTATGGCACGATGGATTCTGTAGTGCTCTTGACGGGAACGACGGCGTAACCGCTTTCGAGGAATCGCTTGAACGTCATGTAGACACCGTAATATTCGGCGGTGGGTTCAAGGCTTGCCCAACGG
It contains:
- a CDS encoding DUF4423 domain-containing protein — protein: MLNIDEIGDYRDLLKNFFVQKKLEFPLFSYKMMGQKLGLETSQVFRVLNKESHLPAQSIPLSKKLLGLKGRDGELFEILVAASRTKSKAKKDKLYKMALALQDVSLRKLNSNEILFLSRWWIPVVRSIIEINGGKADVRTLVKQITPAVSEDQVKEAIRVLKELKMITPLASERYAVSTVNFTSAGATKVTAIRSYQNQLLTLAQNALVNIPPSERNISSILACVDDECLEDLVEMTCEFRRQVQKRVAEVAEPKKVMQFIFSLYPVADISDKETSKEKARIA
- a CDS encoding carboxypeptidase-like regulatory domain-containing protein — encoded protein: MKRLLASLSCVLLFACSSDKNLAGASTVETENACIINVVSIDSKPAANVVARIRPLWYVEGVSSDSAVTQNNIQDATLEVAADSLGNIVMDSINFDKGYIEIIDGNSGVFQAIASSDLKKNKLTTMQMEELGSVTGKAELPEGTDYAWVQIYGTDKIVKTNKDGEFTLDSLPPASYQIRAILPDEQETIGEASITISAGEKSDIQALAKPTLENEQLEQWAHVRTIPLDSTISDWMKPIAETTVVFVRLNETNFDFSEAMDNGNDIRFTDQSGNRLAFKRAFWNSTTPDTPQSAEFQIRIDGSSNVESLEMYWGKTAALDASASNDIWASLPDSLVKAIHSITLIDFENQKLESAFDYGDGPREWYFHPQDTNVTTVPSSENVQDAFESSKERGGYVFHWKSSSKSRGKWSMIGSRVSRVPSSLEGIDSIAFYAKGKGELGFAVEVLDEPTGKTKYVDYLDSTWKRFSFTPSDFVEGDGEFGNMGWDFVKPRVTTFTIWIVDESEMWIDDVILYGVNHDNFN